In Lentibacillus amyloliquefaciens, one DNA window encodes the following:
- a CDS encoding (Fe-S)-binding protein, with amino-acid sequence MDTLLLINWLAFIAIVAYGVYLFAKVIATRVSYIKLGKKSEFDRDFKKRFRRIGKIVFGQSKLLKDKKSGTIHVMMFYGFLLVQFGAIDMFVKGLAPGSHLPFGFLYPGFTFFQELVTLMILVAVVWAFYRRYIEKLVRLKRGFKAGLVLLFIGTLMLSVLLGNGMAIVWHGEGLTWTEPVASLIAYLFSWLPGTAAAVLFYVFWWIHTITILAFLVYVPQSKHAHLIAAPINVFLSKSVPGKLEPINFDIADEADEEDISFGVGKVEDFEQHQMIDFYACVECGRCTDVCPASGTGKMLSPMDIMIKVRDHLTEKGAAVTGKSAWVPEYAFSNTKGNLAAAGANEAAAGKESVSLIGDVITQEELEGCTTCRACEDACPVMNEHVGTIIDMRRYLVMTEGKMDQDAQRAVMNIERQGNPWGLSKKDRINWREQDEDAYIPTVKELKKEDKDFEYLFWVSSMGSFDNRSQKIALAFAKLMNQAGISFAILGNKEQNSGDTARRIGNEFLFQEIAEKNIKEFEKNNVTKIVTIDPHAYNIFKNEYPDFGFEAEVYHHTQMLYDLVMNDKLNPQRDINQKLTYHDSCYLGRYNGVYDPPREILKSIPGLELVEMERSRENGMCCGAGGGLMWTEDTTGNRINVARTEQAMETESTMISSACPFCLTMMSDGTKAKEVEEDISTMDVAEILALSVLTEDEEKTA; translated from the coding sequence ATGGACACATTGCTGCTTATCAACTGGCTGGCATTTATCGCAATTGTCGCCTATGGGGTTTACTTATTCGCTAAAGTGATCGCAACAAGGGTTTCCTACATAAAGCTAGGGAAAAAATCCGAGTTTGACCGTGACTTTAAAAAGCGGTTCCGGCGGATAGGGAAGATTGTCTTTGGTCAGTCCAAACTGCTGAAGGATAAAAAATCCGGAACGATTCATGTGATGATGTTCTATGGATTTTTGCTTGTGCAGTTTGGTGCGATTGATATGTTTGTGAAAGGTTTGGCTCCCGGCAGTCATTTGCCTTTTGGTTTTCTTTATCCGGGATTCACATTTTTCCAGGAACTTGTGACACTAATGATCCTGGTAGCGGTTGTATGGGCGTTTTATCGCCGCTATATTGAAAAATTGGTTCGCCTGAAGCGCGGCTTTAAAGCAGGGCTTGTCCTATTATTCATCGGGACATTGATGCTTTCGGTCTTGCTTGGTAATGGCATGGCGATTGTCTGGCATGGTGAAGGATTAACATGGACAGAACCGGTCGCAAGTTTAATAGCTTATCTCTTCAGCTGGCTGCCTGGGACAGCTGCAGCCGTACTTTTCTATGTGTTCTGGTGGATACATACCATCACGATTCTTGCATTTCTTGTATACGTGCCGCAATCCAAGCACGCCCATCTGATTGCTGCACCGATTAACGTGTTTTTGAGTAAAAGCGTTCCAGGGAAATTGGAACCGATTAATTTTGATATTGCTGACGAGGCAGATGAAGAGGACATTTCATTCGGTGTCGGCAAAGTGGAAGATTTTGAACAGCATCAGATGATCGACTTTTATGCATGTGTTGAATGCGGACGCTGTACAGATGTCTGCCCTGCATCAGGAACAGGCAAAATGCTGTCGCCGATGGATATCATGATAAAGGTTCGTGACCACTTAACCGAAAAAGGGGCTGCAGTTACCGGAAAATCCGCCTGGGTGCCGGAATATGCTTTTTCTAATACCAAAGGCAACTTGGCTGCTGCCGGTGCAAATGAAGCGGCTGCAGGCAAGGAAAGTGTCAGCCTGATTGGAGATGTCATTACACAGGAAGAACTTGAAGGCTGCACAACCTGCCGTGCTTGTGAAGATGCATGCCCGGTTATGAATGAACACGTTGGCACGATTATTGATATGCGCCGTTATCTGGTTATGACTGAAGGTAAAATGGATCAGGATGCTCAGCGTGCAGTTATGAATATCGAACGCCAGGGCAACCCTTGGGGACTTTCCAAGAAAGATCGCATCAACTGGCGCGAGCAGGATGAAGATGCTTATATCCCGACTGTTAAAGAACTCAAAAAAGAAGACAAAGATTTCGAATATCTTTTCTGGGTAAGTTCAATGGGGTCATTTGACAACCGCAGCCAGAAAATTGCACTTGCGTTTGCTAAATTGATGAACCAGGCAGGCATCAGCTTTGCCATTCTTGGAAATAAAGAACAGAACTCCGGTGATACAGCACGGCGTATCGGAAATGAGTTTTTATTCCAAGAAATTGCTGAGAAAAACATTAAAGAATTTGAAAAAAATAACGTAACAAAGATTGTAACCATTGATCCGCACGCCTATAATATTTTCAAAAATGAATACCCGGATTTCGGCTTTGAGGCGGAAGTGTATCATCATACACAAATGCTGTATGATCTTGTGATGAACGACAAGCTGAACCCGCAGCGTGATATCAATCAGAAGCTCACATACCATGATTCCTGCTACTTGGGAAGATACAATGGTGTATATGATCCGCCGAGAGAAATTCTGAAATCCATCCCGGGACTTGAATTGGTCGAGATGGAACGGAGCCGTGAAAACGGTATGTGCTGTGGTGCCGGCGGCGGTCTGATGTGGACGGAAGATACAACAGGCAACCGCATTAACGTAGCACGCACTGAGCAGGCAATGGAGACTGAATCTACGATGATTTCCAGTGCATGCCCGTTCTGCCTGACGATGATGAGTGACGGGACGAAAGCGAAAGAAGTTGAAGAAGATATCAGCACAATGGACGTCGCTGAAATTCTGGCGTTGTCGGTGCTGACCGAAGATGAAGAGAAGACGGCTTAA
- a CDS encoding acetyl-CoA C-acetyltransferase, whose amino-acid sequence MRKTVIVSGARTPFGKFGGALKPFTASQLGGTAIKEALIRAGLEGEKVDEVIMGNVLQGGQGQIPSRQAAREADIPWEVKTETINKVCASGLRSVTLADQLIRLGDEDIIVAGGMESMSNAPYILPDARWGNRMGDKKIVDMMVHDGLTCSFAGVHMGTYGNNTAEEYGLSREAQDEWSYRSHQRAVKAIDDGKFAEEIVSLEVPQRKGDTIVVDTDEAPRKETSVDTLNKLRPAFDKDGTITAGNAPGVNDGAGAFVVMNDETAEKLGKTPMAIIHGHAEVGVESKDFPKTPGLVINKLLEKTGYSKDAIDLFEINEAFAAVSLASGKIADIDPEKINVNGGAVALGHPIGASGARIILTLVHELKRRGGGLGIAAICSGGGQGDAMLVEVPKQ is encoded by the coding sequence ATGCGTAAAACAGTTATCGTATCAGGTGCACGGACGCCATTTGGAAAGTTTGGAGGAGCATTGAAGCCATTCACAGCATCACAGCTTGGAGGCACAGCAATCAAAGAGGCACTGATTCGTGCAGGTCTGGAAGGTGAAAAAGTTGATGAAGTGATCATGGGTAACGTGCTTCAGGGCGGGCAGGGCCAAATTCCTTCACGTCAGGCAGCCCGCGAGGCTGACATCCCGTGGGAGGTCAAAACAGAAACCATCAACAAAGTATGTGCATCAGGATTGCGCAGTGTCACACTCGCTGATCAGCTGATCCGGCTTGGGGATGAGGATATTATTGTGGCAGGCGGCATGGAAAGCATGAGCAATGCCCCTTATATATTGCCTGATGCCCGCTGGGGGAATCGTATGGGCGATAAAAAGATAGTCGATATGATGGTGCATGACGGGCTGACTTGTTCATTTGCGGGTGTCCATATGGGAACTTATGGTAACAACACTGCAGAGGAATACGGACTATCAAGAGAAGCGCAGGATGAATGGTCATATCGCAGTCATCAGCGAGCCGTTAAAGCAATTGACGATGGGAAATTTGCTGAAGAAATCGTTTCACTGGAAGTGCCGCAGCGAAAAGGCGACACAATCGTTGTCGATACTGACGAAGCACCGCGCAAGGAAACAAGTGTAGATACGTTAAACAAATTGCGTCCTGCTTTTGATAAAGATGGCACGATTACAGCCGGAAATGCGCCGGGTGTTAATGATGGTGCAGGTGCATTTGTCGTGATGAACGATGAAACGGCTGAAAAGCTTGGCAAAACGCCAATGGCAATCATCCATGGCCATGCGGAAGTCGGCGTGGAATCCAAAGACTTTCCGAAAACACCGGGACTTGTTATCAATAAATTGCTGGAGAAAACGGGTTATTCCAAAGACGCTATCGACCTGTTCGAAATTAATGAAGCATTCGCAGCTGTGTCACTCGCCAGCGGAAAGATCGCAGACATTGATCCTGAAAAAATCAACGTCAACGGCGGTGCGGTCGCATTGGGACACCCGATTGGCGCAAGCGGTGCACGGATTATTCTCACATTGGTCCATGAATTAAAGCGGCGCGGCGGCGGACTTGGTATTGCCGCCATCTGCAGCGGCGGCGGCCAGGGTGACGCCATGCTTGTGGAAGTACCGAAGCAATAA
- a CDS encoding 3-hydroxybutyryl-CoA dehydrogenase codes for MAIKKVMVIGAGQMGSGIAQVCAQSGYEVLLNDVNREALQKGMQNIEKLLTRSVDKERISEQEKSETMNRLNSTTDIQEVKNCDMTIEAIVENMDVKTKVFRQLDEHAPEHAILATNTSSLPITEIAASTNRAEQVIGMHFMNPVPVMKLVEVIRGLQTSDETYGAVADMAKKLSKTSVEVNDYPGFAANRILMPMINEAIFALHEGVASVEDIDTVMKLGMNHPMGPLTLADFIGLDTCLYIMEVLHEGFGDSKYRPCPLLRKYVNAGWHGKKSGRGFYQYS; via the coding sequence ATGGCAATTAAAAAAGTTATGGTAATCGGCGCAGGCCAGATGGGCTCAGGAATTGCCCAGGTCTGTGCGCAATCCGGTTATGAAGTTTTATTAAACGACGTTAATAGGGAAGCCCTTCAGAAAGGCATGCAAAACATTGAAAAGCTTTTGACAAGGTCCGTTGATAAAGAACGCATCAGCGAGCAGGAGAAAAGTGAGACCATGAATCGGCTAAATTCGACAACCGATATTCAGGAAGTCAAAAATTGTGATATGACGATTGAAGCGATTGTTGAAAATATGGACGTAAAAACAAAGGTGTTCCGTCAACTGGATGAACACGCACCAGAACATGCGATTTTGGCAACGAACACATCTTCACTTCCGATTACTGAAATTGCAGCATCAACGAACCGGGCGGAACAGGTTATCGGGATGCATTTCATGAATCCGGTGCCCGTCATGAAACTTGTGGAAGTCATCCGCGGTCTGCAAACAAGTGATGAAACGTACGGGGCAGTTGCTGACATGGCGAAAAAACTTTCCAAAACGTCGGTTGAAGTCAATGATTACCCTGGCTTTGCCGCCAACCGCATTTTAATGCCGATGATCAACGAAGCCATTTTCGCCTTGCATGAAGGAGTGGCGTCAGTTGAGGATATCGATACCGTCATGAAGCTTGGGATGAATCATCCGATGGGGCCTTTGACACTTGCGGATTTCATTGGTCTGGACACATGCCTGTATATTATGGAAGTCTTGCATGAAGGCTTTGGTGACAGTAAATACCGGCCATGCCCGCTTTTAAGAAAATATGTAAACGCTGGTTGGCACGGCAAGAAATCAGGCAGAGGTTTTTATCAATACAGCTGA
- a CDS encoding acyl-CoA dehydrogenase, producing the protein MNLQFSEEQEMMRKMVRDFAEKEVQQEVDRMETEDRFPREIIQKMGKLGLMGVPIPEKYGGSGMDYTSYIIAINELSKVSATLGVILSVHTSVGTNPILKFGSEAQKKEYVPKLASGEYLGAFALTEPGAGSDAAGSKTKAVKDGERYILNGSKVFITNGGEAQTYITFARTSDEPGSKGVSAFIVEKDTPGLIIGKPEKKMGLHGSSTVQLNFDNCAVGKQQLLGEEGEGFKIAMANLNVGRIGIASQALGIGEAALEHAANYAKEREQFGKPIAANQGISFKLADMATEVEAAKLLVYQAAELVEKEVPSSKEASMAKMYASKTARKAAIEAVQIFGGYGYTEEYPVERLFRDAKVTEIYEGTNEIQHKVIAKDLLG; encoded by the coding sequence ATGAACCTTCAATTTTCCGAAGAACAAGAAATGATGCGAAAGATGGTTCGGGACTTTGCTGAAAAAGAAGTGCAGCAAGAAGTTGACCGAATGGAAACGGAAGACCGTTTTCCGCGAGAAATCATCCAAAAAATGGGAAAACTTGGACTGATGGGAGTTCCCATTCCTGAAAAATACGGTGGCAGCGGCATGGATTATACGTCATATATTATCGCTATAAATGAACTGTCCAAAGTAAGCGCAACGCTCGGTGTTATATTGTCGGTTCATACATCCGTCGGCACTAATCCGATTTTAAAATTTGGCAGTGAAGCACAAAAAAAGGAATATGTCCCTAAACTGGCCTCAGGTGAATATCTTGGAGCGTTTGCTTTAACAGAACCAGGCGCCGGTTCGGATGCTGCAGGCTCAAAAACGAAAGCCGTCAAAGATGGTGAGCGTTACATTCTTAATGGATCAAAGGTTTTTATAACGAACGGCGGAGAAGCGCAGACATACATCACGTTTGCCCGAACAAGTGATGAGCCGGGTTCAAAAGGCGTCAGTGCCTTTATTGTTGAAAAAGATACACCCGGTCTGATAATCGGAAAGCCTGAAAAGAAAATGGGGTTGCACGGATCCAGTACCGTTCAGCTCAACTTTGATAACTGTGCCGTTGGAAAACAGCAGCTGCTCGGTGAGGAAGGCGAAGGGTTTAAAATTGCGATGGCCAATTTGAACGTTGGGCGAATTGGTATCGCTTCTCAAGCCTTGGGGATTGGTGAGGCTGCCCTTGAACATGCAGCGAATTATGCCAAAGAACGCGAACAATTTGGTAAACCAATTGCGGCAAATCAGGGAATATCGTTTAAACTAGCTGATATGGCAACTGAAGTCGAAGCTGCCAAACTATTGGTCTATCAAGCCGCAGAGTTGGTGGAAAAGGAGGTCCCGTCAAGCAAGGAAGCATCGATGGCCAAAATGTATGCATCCAAAACAGCGCGTAAAGCAGCCATTGAAGCTGTTCAGATATTTGGCGGTTACGGTTATACAGAAGAATATCCGGTTGAACGGCTTTTCCGTGATGCCAAAGTGACCGAAATCTACGAAGGAACAAATGAAATCCAGCATAAAGTAATAGCGAAAGATCTGCTTGGCTAA
- a CDS encoding acyl-CoA dehydrogenase — protein MNFELTEEQEMLRKMVRDFAKNDVEPTAAERDEEERFDRGIFDQMAELGLTGIPWPEEYGGIGADYVSYCIAVEELSRVCASTGVTLSAHLSLASWPIFKYGNEEQKNTFLYRLATGEALGAYALSEPGSGSDAAGMKTVAKKDGDDYILNGNKVWISNGGVADIYIVFALTDPEARHKGISAFIVEKETEGFSTGKKEKKLGIRSSPTTELIFENCRVPKENLLGDEGDGFKIAMTTLDGGRNGIAAQALGIAQGALDAAVDYAKEREQFGKPIAANQGISFKLADMATEIEASRLLTYQAAWLETEGKPYGKASAMSKLYAGDTAMRATTEAVQVFGGYGYTKDYPVERYMRDAKITQIYEGTNEIQRLVIGRMLTK, from the coding sequence ATGAACTTTGAACTAACCGAAGAACAGGAAATGCTGCGAAAAATGGTTCGTGATTTTGCCAAAAATGATGTGGAACCAACAGCGGCAGAACGTGATGAGGAAGAACGTTTTGACAGAGGTATTTTTGACCAGATGGCTGAGCTCGGGCTTACAGGGATTCCCTGGCCTGAGGAATACGGGGGAATCGGTGCAGATTATGTCAGTTATTGTATTGCGGTTGAAGAATTATCACGTGTATGCGCATCAACCGGCGTAACGTTATCAGCGCACCTTTCACTGGCAAGCTGGCCAATTTTTAAATATGGAAACGAAGAACAGAAGAATACATTCCTTTACCGGCTTGCTACAGGAGAAGCGCTGGGGGCTTATGCGCTGTCTGAACCAGGGTCCGGAAGTGATGCGGCCGGCATGAAAACCGTTGCTAAAAAAGACGGTGATGATTATATCCTGAACGGAAATAAAGTCTGGATCTCCAATGGCGGTGTGGCCGATATTTATATTGTATTTGCTTTGACAGACCCGGAAGCGCGCCATAAAGGTATCAGTGCATTTATTGTAGAGAAGGAAACGGAAGGGTTCTCAACCGGGAAGAAAGAGAAGAAACTCGGCATCCGTTCCTCCCCTACAACTGAGCTTATTTTTGAAAACTGCCGTGTGCCAAAAGAAAATCTGCTGGGAGATGAAGGTGATGGGTTTAAAATTGCTATGACAACACTTGATGGCGGACGCAATGGTATTGCAGCCCAGGCACTCGGAATCGCACAGGGCGCGCTTGATGCGGCAGTGGATTACGCCAAAGAACGTGAACAGTTTGGCAAACCGATTGCCGCCAACCAGGGCATCTCATTCAAACTCGCAGACATGGCAACGGAAATCGAAGCGTCCCGTCTATTAACCTATCAGGCAGCATGGCTTGAGACAGAAGGAAAGCCATATGGTAAAGCTTCCGCCATGTCCAAACTGTATGCCGGAGACACGGCAATGCGTGCTACGACTGAAGCCGTTCAAGTGTTTGGCGGCTACGGCTATACAAAAGACTATCCGGTCGAGCGTTACATGCGCGATGCGAAAATCACACAAATTTATGAAGGAACAAACGAAATTCAGCGTCTCGTGATTGGACGCATGCTGACGAAATAG
- the meaB gene encoding methylmalonyl Co-A mutase-associated GTPase MeaB, translating into MQHLVERMKQNDIRALARAITMVENDHPEKLDMLSGVFATSQKHAHYVGITGSPGAGKSSLVNRLITHVRHEGKTVAVIAVDPTSPFSGGALLGDRVRMNEHFTDDGVYIRSMATRGSLGGLARATKDAVRICDAYGFDVVIVETVGVGQSELDIMKIVDTTALVMTPNSGDVLQIFKAGIMEIADLFVINKADLDGVGKLKGLLKELVMMTSKNDQLTPIIKTITTENKGIDKLWEKINEHHDYLYRTEAGQKRRKQQQEQEVYELVREEIWREVKAFAEKTNVDIQADDDPYRRAQEIFKDWKQEGGG; encoded by the coding sequence ATGCAGCATCTCGTTGAACGAATGAAGCAAAATGACATACGCGCGCTGGCCCGGGCAATTACCATGGTGGAAAATGACCATCCGGAGAAGCTCGACATGCTGAGTGGTGTGTTTGCCACCAGTCAAAAGCATGCGCATTATGTGGGGATTACCGGATCACCGGGTGCCGGGAAAAGCTCACTGGTGAATCGCCTCATCACTCATGTCCGCCATGAAGGCAAGACGGTCGCAGTCATTGCCGTTGATCCGACGAGCCCGTTCAGCGGAGGTGCACTCCTTGGCGACCGGGTTCGCATGAATGAGCATTTCACCGATGACGGGGTTTACATCCGCAGTATGGCAACCCGCGGCAGTCTTGGCGGTCTTGCACGGGCGACAAAAGATGCTGTCAGGATATGTGATGCTTACGGGTTTGATGTCGTTATCGTGGAAACAGTCGGTGTGGGTCAGTCTGAGCTCGATATTATGAAAATCGTTGATACGACAGCGCTCGTTATGACACCGAATAGCGGGGATGTTCTGCAGATTTTTAAAGCGGGCATTATGGAGATTGCCGATTTATTTGTCATCAACAAGGCGGACCTTGATGGTGTCGGAAAACTGAAAGGCCTCCTGAAAGAGCTGGTCATGATGACGTCAAAAAACGATCAGCTAACGCCAATCATTAAAACGATTACAACCGAAAACAAAGGCATTGATAAATTATGGGAAAAAATCAATGAACATCATGATTATTTATACCGGACAGAAGCGGGTCAAAAACGCCGTAAACAGCAGCAGGAACAGGAAGTCTATGAACTGGTCCGTGAAGAAATCTGGCGGGAAGTCAAAGCATTTGCAGAGAAAACAAACGTTGATATACAAGCGGATGATGATCCATACAGACGTGCACAGGAAATTTTTAAAGACTGGAAGCAGGAAGGGGGCGGCTAA
- a CDS encoding TetR/AcrR family transcriptional regulator, protein MSNEQVISSVKDSYLVEKRRNQMIKGAIVLFKEKGFHRTTTREIAKESGFSIGTLYEYIRTKEDVLFLVCDAIYDQVRNRLESATDWDNPSVAKLEEIVASYFRLMDDMQEEIIIMYQEVKSLKQESREYVIKKERDMVAMLERMFTACLPETIDEQDVSLLANNIFVQGQMWGFRRWMLQKQFTLEEYIERQIHFLKQSLSTDHMQNEKTDQTP, encoded by the coding sequence ATGTCGAATGAGCAGGTTATATCTTCAGTGAAAGATTCCTACCTGGTGGAAAAGCGCCGAAATCAGATGATCAAAGGAGCCATTGTATTATTTAAGGAAAAAGGCTTTCACCGGACGACGACACGGGAGATCGCCAAAGAATCAGGATTCAGCATCGGAACGCTGTATGAATATATCCGGACGAAAGAAGATGTGCTGTTTCTGGTGTGTGATGCGATTTATGACCAGGTCAGGAACCGTCTTGAATCGGCAACTGACTGGGATAACCCATCTGTTGCTAAATTGGAGGAAATTGTTGCATCGTATTTCCGCCTGATGGACGACATGCAGGAGGAAATCATCATTATGTATCAGGAAGTCAAGTCGCTCAAACAAGAATCGAGGGAATATGTCATTAAGAAGGAGCGGGATATGGTGGCGATGCTGGAAAGGATGTTTACAGCATGCCTGCCTGAGACCATTGATGAACAAGACGTATCGCTTCTTGCCAACAATATTTTTGTTCAGGGACAGATGTGGGGATTCAGACGGTGGATGCTGCAAAAGCAATTCACATTGGAAGAGTACATTGAACGCCAAATTCACTTTCTGAAGCAATCTTTGTCAACAGATCATATGCAAAATGAAAAAACTGATCAAACACCTTAA